Within the Pan troglodytes isolate AG18354 chromosome 2, NHGRI_mPanTro3-v2.0_pri, whole genome shotgun sequence genome, the region TTGTGATCAAATCCAGGGAAATAGAAATCAGCCATCTAAAACTTAACCACTTGCAAAAGAGCATTTATGTTACCAGCAGTTTAAAGGAAATGAATGTTCATTGAAGAGCAGCCTATGCTGAACTCTCATTTTTACATGTATTCAACTATATATATGCTGGCTCatcattttaaaactattatcagccaggtacagtggctcacgcctgtaagcattttgagaggctgaggtgggtggatcatgaggtcaggagatcgagaccatcctggctaacacggtgaaaccccatctctactaaaaatacaaaaaattagctgggcgtggtggcgggtgcctgtagtcccagctacttgggaggttgaggcaagagaatcacttgaacccaggaggcagaggttgcagtgagccgagatgcgccactgcactccagcctgggtaacagagtgagactccatctcaaaaacaaacaaacaaacaaacaaacaagcaaacaaaaaaattatattatcatttattaaatgtgATTAGGTAGCTCTGGATCCTTggtctgttattttttttaaggcatAATAAGAccaggactttaaaaaaaacaccCTGTAAAATGTAcgctttttaagaaataatagaagTCACTTTTATTCTAACATGCTATCTTTATTGaaatcttttaaacatttattgcaaaaacaataaatgctttttatttttcaaacataaaCAATACTTAAGTATAAAAGTAAAAACTGAACATTGCATATAACCCTGGTCCATCCCATTTCCTGCAGAAAACCACTATTAACAGTTTTATGCTTATACTTCTAGATGTAGTTTTATTTCCTGAAACTTTCTCTTTTACTAAATACTGTATCTTAGAGATGTTTTGATATCAGTACATACAGGGATACCTTATTGTTTCACAGTATTTCATAGAACAGATGTACCATAACTTACTTCCAACTGATAAACATTTAGATTGTTCTCAACGTTtcacacataaaaacaaaactgcagCGATTATTCTTTGCACGCACATCTCTgcataatataaaaacatttctgaGGATTTCTAGAATTGAATTAACATGTCAAAGGATctacatgttttatattttaatacattgtattcatcaaaacatttttttctgagtttctcATTAGATTAGATaagctgtgttttgttttgtttgtcttagCTCTTGTTTAACCTCTAGAAAACTAGTGACATGCTCTTGGAGAAGCCCCTCTTACAGAAGGCCAAAGAAGCTGAGAAAGCACAGAGGAAATAATCAAGGCTCACCTGGGAAAGCAACACAGCTTCACCATCATTCTCTCGTCCctgagaaaataaatcaaaacaaacaagtaTATTGAGCACTGGGTGTTCAAAACCACATGAAGAATTGTTTTTTGTTAAATTAAAGCCTTAAGTAGTCTTAAATGATGTAGCAAAATATGCCCATTCAATGTGGTTACTTACCTCCTCAGATATGAAAGGATTTTATATGGCAGTATTTTTATATTCTACGTTCTTACAAGTTTCACATATTCCATTACTTAAGCGTTCATATTTCTCACAAAGACTTACATTCCTCAGGAGTACAATGTTTTAGAACAAAGAACGCATTCAATAAATCTTTACAGAGTCAGTCTTTACAGAGGACAATTCTCCTGTAGACAGGAGTGAATACATATAAAGGACAAATAACGAGGCAAGGCCTTTGTACCTTTCagccatctgcaaaatgaagaacTGAATTCAAATTTTGATAGGCATGGCTTTCAGAGAAGTCTGACAGAAGCTAtgcatgcatttctttttttctcttttacagtTCccttcttacttaaaaaaaaaaaatcctgaagtgGCTTAGTGATATGAACTATGGAGAGAGGTGTGGGTGGTTCTTTTAAGTGCACAATAACCAACAGGTCTCCCTCCTGGAAAAATTCTCAGATGCTGAGGAAGATATTTCCTGTGGCCAAAAGATTTTCTTCACTAGTTTTTGTCAAAATGTCTTTTCCCAGTTTAAGTTCTCTGACGTTGACTGATGTGGGCCCACTTGCAAAAGGCCTTCCCACGTATCTCATAGAGTTTATCTCTAGAAGGAATTCTTCAATGCCAAGTGAGGATGAGCTGCAGGTCACAGCTTTCCTACTGTCACTGAATTCAGAGTGCTTCTCTTCAGTGTGGCTCTCTatgtatcaaagaaaaaaaaaagaaaacccataaaTTCCCACATCATTTGCACTCAAAGGTTTTTTCCTCCAGAGTGGATCTTACTCTGTTGGGCAAAAGCAGAGTGGTAGCCAAAGGCCTTTCTATGTTCAAGGCActcataaggtttctctccagtgtgactCCTTGTATGTCGAGTGAGGGAATAGCTGTAGTAAAAGcctttcccacattctttacacTCGTAGGGCTTTCCTGAAGTGTGGGTCATACTATGTCGGAAGAAAACAGAGTGGTAGGTGAAGGTCTTCCCGCACTCACTGCACTTGCAGGGCTTCTCTCCTGTGTGAATCTTCATGTGCCGGGTTAAGGAAGAGTTGTAGTAAAaggtttttccacattctttGCACCCAAAGAGTTTTTCTCCAGTGTGGGTCACGCGATGCTGGATGAAGACAGAGTGATAGCTGAAGGTCTTTCCACACTCGCTGCACTCATAGGgattctctccagtgtgaatctGGCGGTAGCACAGGAGGTGCGACCTGCGGTTGAAGACCTTCCTGCACTCCACGCACTTACAGGGCTTCTCCCCTGTGTGAATCCTCATGTGTCGAACGAAGTCGACCTTTTCAGGAAAGGCTTTTCCACACTCCTGGTATTCATAAGGCTTCACCCCAGTGTGAATCTGCTGATGTCGAACAAGGAGGCTGTTTTTGTTAAACACGTTCCCACATTCCTTGCATTTGTAGGTCTTCTCCTCACGAACCAAAGTGTCTTTACTTCGTCCCTGGGAGTCACATTCATGGAGATTGTCTCCTGTGGAGACCTGCTCCTGTAAAACCTGTGAGTGCAGACCATCATCTGTCCCCAACCCATCGCGTTTAGGGCTCATCTTCCTCCAGAAGGTCTCCGTGTGGGAGACTGCAGCCAAACTCAAGTGcccttctgcatttccaactgtgtccggaattggtgggttcttggtctcactgacttcaagaatgaagccgcggacccttgtggtgagtgttacagctcttaaggtggcgcgtctagagtttgtcccttctgatgttcggatgtgttcggagtttcttccttttggcgggttcgtggtctcgctggctcaggagtgaagctgcagacctttgtggtgagtgttacagctcttaaggcttaaggcggcgcgtctggagttgttcgttcctccccgtgggctcgtggtctcgctggcttcaggagtgaagctgcagacctttgcggtgagtgttacagctggtaaaagcagtgtggacccaaagagtgagtagtagcaagatttattgcaaagagcgaaagaacaaagcttccacagtgtggaaagggaccccagcgggttgccactgctggctcgggcagcctgctttcattctcttatctggccccacccacatcctgctgattggtagagccctggtctgttttgacagggcgctgattggtgtgtttacaattcctgagctagacacaaaggttctccacgtccccactagattagctagacacagagtgtggacataaaggttctctaagtccccaccagagtagctagatacagagtgtcaattggtgcattcacaaaccctgagctagacacagggtgctgattggtgtgtttacaaaccttgagctagacataaaggttctccaaggccccaccagagtagctagatacagagtgtagattggtgcattcacaaaccctgagctagacacagggtgctgattggtgtatttacaatccctgagctacacataaaggttctccatgtccccaccagactcagaagcccagctggcttcacccagtggatcccgcacgggggctgcaggtggagctgcctgccagtcctgggccatgcacccgcactcctcagcccttgggtggtcgatgggactgggtgccgtggagcagggggcggtgctcatCGGGGAGGATCGGGCCgtacaggagcccacggagggggtgggaggctcaggcatggcgggctgcaggtcccgagccctgccccacgggaaggcagctaaggcccagcaagaaatcgagtgcagcgccagtgggctggcactgctgggggacccagtacaccctccgcagccgctggcccgggtgctaagcccctcattgcctggggccagcagggccggccggctgctccgagtgtggggcccgccaagcccacgcccactcggaactccagctggcccgcaagtgccACGTgaagccccggttcccgctctttcctctccctccacacctccctgcaagctgagggagccggctccggccttggccagcccagaaaggggctcccacagtgcagtggtgggctgaagggctcctcaagtgccgccaaagtgggagcccaggcagaggaggcgccgagagcgagtgagggctgtgaggactgccagcacgctgtcacctctcacaacCACTCTTTCCCTCACTCACCTCAACCTGGAGGAACTTCTGGCTCCCTGAGTTAGTCTTTCCAGGAGCAAGGCTCCCTAGGACAAGGCTGGCTGGCTTTGGCTTTTACTTGGTCACCTGGACAGCAGCTTTAGCAAAGGTATTTTCTGCTCTTTTATCACTGCTTCAGCTAGTAGGTCAACTGTGGTTTGCATGCCCCAGTGACGAGGGGTCTGCAGGTCTCTGGTGTCACCTCCCAGTACGGGGTCCGCTGGGGCTGGTCCAGCTGCTCCCACTTCTTCCAGGTTAAGATCATGGACATGCCCTGCACCACTGCCTCGGATGTTGCTGCAATGGAGCAAGACAAAAGCCACGCGACACCTGCATCCGCATACGCAGAGAGTACTTCCGACTACAGATACCAGAGAGCCGCGTGCAGCCTCCGCCAGCCGAACTACAAGTCTCAGAGGcctcagtttcattttttaattcctGGGAATTTAACCCTCAATTATTCTAAATGGAAGTTGATGCCGGTTGGGTCGGGGGAACCTGCAAGCTTGCGCACAAACGTGCACATAAGAACATGCATGTAAGGAACTTGTTCATGCAGGGCGTGGAGAGAGTGTGTCCCACTTATCACTTAATTTTACCCGCTGACCCCACGATAAACTGTACCAAGGAGCTGGCCATTAAAGTCAATCCAGTCAAAATACTCAGTGTGGAGAAGACATGGAAATTCAGGATCTCTTTTATGTTGTGGATGGTTCTGTAATTAgtaaaatcactttggaaaagtttggtCCTATGTCCTAAAGGTCTTTCCAAAACAAAGCTTTCCCACATGTACCAGGAAATGTGTTCCAGAATGCTCACATTAGCAAACACCTGGAGAGAGTTCAGGAAAGAGGATGGCCGCTACACAGAATACAACATTGTTCAGCCGCCTGGGACTGCTGCCGTCCAGTACTTCTCCCAGGGGAGCCAGGGAAGCATCACAGTTTATGTTGCAGAATCCTCAAAAATGAAGGGTGTAACAGCACCAAATCGCTCTGGAGCTGGTGAGGAGTGGAAGCCATCATATGGAGATTGGTGGCAGTGGCTTGAGCTTTGAGCAAGACCCTAATCCACTGCCCTCCCCTTCCCAAAATGCAGCTGGTTTTTAAAGTGAAGAGAGGATCTTGGAACCAGGGAAGGAGAAGCAAATTGGACAGTTCTGGCGAATACCGAAGAAGAGAACTGATGGTCACTGACATATGGACCCCTCACTCCACCCCTCTTTGCTCTTCGTAGCAGCTGTTTGGAATGTTCCTCTCTCAGAATCTAATCAGCTCAAGAGGAGAGACCCAAAGACGCTGATATTGCAGTTCTCCCAGTGAGGTGGCCTGGCAGGTTGACTTTTAGCAAATActtatactttgttttatttttctttcttctgtgctgGCCAGAACCTCTATCTACTATATTGAAAAGAAGAGGTGCTATCAAATGCCATTTTCAttttgctgattaaaaaaaattcttctaatgTTTCATAATTAAGAATGTGTGTAGTGTGAAATTTTACTGGTATCACCAGCTTGATTACTTTTATAAGATATAAATATTGGGGTCAGAGAAATAAAAGAGCAGGCAGACATGCTAACTGAAAAATCCAACAGAGTTTTCTCACCCAAAGTATTTGGAACAAATCAGTACAGTCACAATACAAGGCAGAAGGCTCAGCTGTGTTATCCAGACAGCAAGAGTCTCCCCAAGATGGGAGGCAATAGTGGATGGCAATGACTTAGGCTGCTATGCATGAGCTCTTCTGAATCGGTTCTGAACTGTCTTGCCAGGGACAGTGCCTTCATCATTCTCAGGACGCTGCACATTTGATGGTGAAGTTCTCTccagcagtggttctccaagtGTCATTCCTGGTCTCTGTTGTGCTTATTTTTAAGAGTTaaagagctgggcgcggtggctcaggcctgtaattctagcactttgggaggccaaggcaggcggttcacaaggtcaggagtttgagaccagcctggccaacatggcgaaacccaatctctcctaaaaatacaaaaattagctgggcgtggtggtacgtgcctgtaatcccagctattcaggagggtgaggcaggagaattacttgaatctgggagtcggaggttgcagtgagccaagatggtgccactgcactccagcctgggcaacagagcaagactctgtcttgagaaaaaaaaaagagttaaagaaagcTGATCACTAAATACATGCAATCTAACCATGATCATGTGGGCGGTTACAAAATGCATTAGTTTTGTTTCTTggaaatgtctatttttttctttaatgaatttgTCTTTCAGCATATGGTTTTAATGATATAAAACAGCtcctaaaaatgataaaaaaatttctctcatttgggCTGTCAGTAGAAAAGCTTGTAAGTAATGTGACTATCTCAGCAAAAAGTTGGTACAAATTAGATCATATCAGTAACAATGCCCAGAGTCTGCTCTCTGGAAATTCTCAGGGGGTTTCTCACAAGGGATCCTGTGGATGACTTAACCAATGTGACTATAGACTCTCACCTGCAATTTTTGGTCCTTGGACACACCCATGGACTTCCCCTTATCACTGTAATCCAGGCATGAACATAAACTCTCTAGTGTTAGACCAAACTGTGGCTTTAACAAGACTTTTCTTAGGGCTGGGGATCACAGAGGGACTTTCATATAAAGAATAACAACTGGCTACTAGATAGGGCTGTTCTTGGAGTCCTCAGTTCCCAGTCCATTCAGCTGGCCTCCATACAGCTGCCTTCTGCTCAGAGCCCATTCTCTTCACCACCATTTTAGGAAGAGGCCAGTTTTTCTCTACCACCCAGAAACATCTCACACATGCCTCAATTCCACAGTGTCTAGGCCCAAGTCAAAGTCCAGACAGAGGAACTAACCCCAATCCAGGCCTGTATTCCCCATTTTCTGTTTCCATATTTTACAAAGATGCCTAATGAGTATATTATCTTCTTCCTTCAGTGGAGAATCCACCTTCATTCACACAATTGTGGCCTTACCCTATGACTCCAATAGTATAGCCCCTTAGAACATAGTGTCACATTTCCACAAGATATACGTACTTACCACTTTGGGTTGAATTGATCCCTCCAAAAgatgaagtcctaacctccagtacATGAGCATGTGACCTTATTCGGAAACAGAATCTTTGCAGAcgatcaagttaaaatgaggtcattaggataGGCCCAACTAAAATGTCTTTGCCTCTAAAAACATGGATTctccttgattctttttttttttttttcttgagatgaagtctctctctgtcgcccgggctggagtacagtggtatgatctcggttcactgcaacctcggcctccttgcctcctgggttcaagtgattctcctctctcagcctcctcagtagctgggactacaggtgcatggaccatgcccggctagtttttgtatttttagtagagacggggtttcaccatgttggtcaggctggtcttgaactcctgacctcaggtgatccacccaccttggcctcccaaagtgctgggattacaggcatgagccaccgtgcctggccatgattCTTCATGTTAGAAATACATTCTCCCTTGTATCTCCCTAGTCCTTTATCCTTTATCTCATGCCATCACTTTCTTCCTGGTGATACAGCTAACTATTTGTGCAGCCTGACTCTCTCATCAAACTGTAAGTTCTCAAGAGCAGAATTCCCATTGAACTCATCTTTATATCTCTCAGAGTAAGAAATACTGTGCCTTGCATGTGGCCAGTGAGCAAATCCATATTTTGCCTAATTTGATTCCTTTTATAACCCTCAGAAAAAGGTGTTTTATACCCTCCAACCAATGAAGAGGAGTGTGGCCAAAGATGAGAATGACCTGTCCACATAGAATTCTTTCACCATTGCTTATTACTTCAAACAGTATGAAGCCCAAGAAACAACAATCAAAACACAAAACCCAGCACAGCTCATTTATTAATTATCTCTTTTGTGAACCAACTCTTCCTTTGTGTGAGACAGCTCTGTTTCTGCCTGGTAAGGGAGCAGTCCACTTCAAATGCAAAAGCAAATTGTTCCTGCAGCCACAGTTTTAGGACCTGCTTCTCCCCCTTTTCTGCTTGTATGAGATGCCCTAGGGTCCTAGAGACACTGTAGATAAACTCAACAACTGCCTCTTGGATGCCCAGGTGGATTCTGAAGTTCTCTCCGCATGGTGGTTGCTGTGGGGAAGAATGAGTTTCTGTTTTGCTCAGAAAATACTCTTTATGACTGGAGGTTTCCCATGTGCTTCTTGTCTGTTCTACTTGTCTACCAAGTTGCTGAGTTctcaattatatatgtatatatacatatatattcattagcATGTTTTCCATTACCAGACTAATAGCAAATCCTTCAAATGTTGTTATGAAATGTCACCATCTCATGCTGTAATATCCCACTAAAAAGGTTCAGAAATaggaaacagaaatatttattgtttcttgaTCTAGAAGGGTTGGTAAATTCAAAGCGGAGAAGCTTAGGCTTAAGATGGGACTTACTTGTTGAAtaaccttgggaaaattacttcATCATTGAGTTTCTTCACCTGGAAAATGAGGGATAAGACCAGATTCTCCACATCTAGGGATTTTCTCCTAGCCACATTTAGGTCTCAATTAGTCTGCAGTAAGACTATAGCAGAGAGGCTGTGTAGGCCCAGGTATGATAAATTAATAAATCTCAGGGTAGACGAGAAGTAGTAAAGAGAACATGTTGTCAGAAGCAGAATTTGTGAATTCACAGAGCAGTTACATTTATAATTTCAATTTGAGATTTAAAGGGCAAATTTCAGATGAACCACCATGTTCCATTTTAATTCAATATGTCTTAGGATTTTCCACCTCAAAACTCTTAGGTCCTTTGCTAAAAAGTCAGGTCCAGTCTTATCAGTCTTTGATTATCTAGAAATGGATGATCATGCTGTCTCTAAGAGCTCATTAACTAACTCCTCTCATTTTCATCCTTCCTAATAAGCCACTCCAGCCATAGAGCATGGATTAAGATGTGGAATAAGGAACAATAAATACAGTCCACATGAAAGTCTAAGCAGGGTATCTCCCAAGCCATGCCTTCCCATTCTGGGTGTCCTAGCCCTTTCCATAGCTTCTTGTTTTCTTATCCAATTAACATCTCCTCCATGATGCTGTTCAAAGTGGTCAATTTGAAGATTATTCTATTAATGTCTAGACAGGTGTGGCTGTTACTATTTGAGAACTTCAGCTGTCTTTCTGAAGACTTTTTGGCCTTTCTTCCACAAGGGGAGTAAACAGAGCTCATCTGGGGGATATTCTAGTATCTTTTCATCTTGGGTAGAGTTAAGACTGATTACTGTGGTGCTGCTTTCTGGAATTTGCCTTATATAAGACAGCTTAATTTGTcccagctgatatggtttggatttgtgtccccactcaaatcccATGTTcatttgtaatccccagtgttggagatggggcctagtaGGAgatgatttgatcatgggggtagatccttcatgaatggcttagcactatcctttttggtgctgttctcctgatagagttctcatgagatctacttgtttagaagtgtgtggcacctcccctctctctctttctttcccctgctCTGGCCACGTGAAGATGTATGCTCcagctttgccttccaccatgagtaaaagctccttgATACctcccccagaagcagatgctgccatgcttcctgtacagcctgtggaaccatgagccaatttaacctcttttgtttataaattacccagtctcaggtatttctgtaTAGCAGGATaagaatggactgatacagaaaattggtattgagaagtggggcattgctataaagatacctgaaaatttggaagcgactttggatctgggtaatgggcagaggttggaggagtatggagggctcagaagacaggaagataagaaaaaatttggaactttctagagacctGTTAagttgttgtgaccaaaatgctgatagtgatatggacagtgataTCTAGGCTGAGAAAGTCTCAGATGGCTGAGAAAGTCtcaaatgaggaacttattgggaacttgAACAAAAGTCACATTTGTTATGCATTAGCAAGGAACCTGGCAGCATTGTGCCCCTgttctagggatctgtggaactttgaacttgagagtgatgatttagggtatttagcagaagaaatttctatgcAGCAAAGTGTGCAATAAAtaacctggctgcttctaacagcttAAACTCACATGGGTGAGCAAAGAATTGacttgaaattggaacttatatttaaaagggatgcagagcataaaagtttggaaaatttgcagcctggcaatgtggtacaaaagaaaaacccattttctgggggaggaattcaagctggctgcagaaatttgcataagtaaagaagagccaaatgttaatagccaagacaatgggaaagagGCCTCCAAGGCATTACAGAGACCTTTgcggcagcctctcccatcataggcccagagacacaggagggaaaaatggtttcatgagccaggcccagggccgTGCTTCCCTGTGCAGCCTTGAGACACTGCTTCTcacatcccagctactctagctCCAGCTGTGACTCAGAGGTgcccaggtacagcttgggctgctgcttcagagggAACAAGCCACAAGCCACAatccttggtggcttccatgtagtgttaagcttgcaggtgcacagagtgcaagagttgaggcttgggatcttctgtctagatttcagaggatgtatggaaaagctgTCCAGGCAGAAACCTGTTGCAAGAGTGGAGCCCTAATGGAggacctctactagggcaatgtggagaggaaatgtggggttggagcctccacacagaATCCACACTGGGGACTGCCTAATGTAGGTATGAGAAGagcaccactgtcctccagaccctggAATGGTAGATACaatgacagcttgcactgtgtgcctagAAAACTGCAGGCAcccaacaccagcctgtgaaagcagccagggtgctgtaccctgcaaagcctaaggggcagagctgcccaggtCCTTGGGAATCCAcctttgcatcagtgtgccctggaagtgagacatggagtcaatgaagattattttggagctttaagacttaatgattgtcctgctgggtttcagacttgcatggagcTTATATGTCATTgcttttgaccaatttctccctttttgtaATGAGAATACTTACCCAATgcttgtatcttggaagtaactaacttgtttttaattctacaggctcataggcagaagggactagccttgtctcagataagactttggactttggacttttgcattaatgctgaaatgagttaagactctggaGACTGTTGAGAAACGATGATTGTATTTTACAATGTAAGGACATAAGATTGGGAGGAGCCagggggcagaatgatatggtttggatttgtgcaCCCATATCTCATGTtcaaatgtaa harbors:
- the ZNF80 gene encoding zinc finger protein 80 isoform X1: MSPKRDGLGTDDGLHSQVLQEQVSTGDNLHECDSQGRSKDTLVREEKTYKCKECGNVFNKNSLLVRHQQIHTGVKPYEYQECGKAFPEKVDFVRHMRIHTGEKPCKCVECRKVFNRRSHLLCYRQIHTGENPYECSECGKTFSYHSVFIQHRVTHTGEKLFGCKECGKTFYYNSSLTRHMKIHTGEKPCKCSECGKTFTYHSVFFRHSMTHTSGKPYECKECGKGFYYSYSLTRHTRSHTGEKPYECLEHRKAFGYHSAFAQQSKIHSGGKNL
- the ZNF80 gene encoding zinc finger protein 80 (The RefSeq protein has 1 substitution compared to this genomic sequence), encoding MSPKRDGLGTDDGLHSQVLQEQVSTGDNLHECDSQGRSKDTLVREEKTYKCKECGSVFNKNSLLVRHQQIHTGVKPYEYQECGKAFPEKVDFVRHMRIHTGEKPCKCVECRKVFNRRSHLLCYRQIHTGENPYECSECGKTFSYHSVFIQHRVTHTGEKLFGCKECGKTFYYNSSLTRHMKIHTGEKPCKCSECGKTFTYHSVFFRHSMTHTSGKPYECKECGKGFYYSYSLTRHTRSHTGEKPYECLEHRKAFGYHSAFAQQSKIHSGGKNL